A single genomic interval of Meles meles chromosome 9, mMelMel3.1 paternal haplotype, whole genome shotgun sequence harbors:
- the NPPC gene encoding C-type natriuretic peptide, with the protein MHLSQLLACALLLTLLSLRPSEAKPGAPPKVPRTPPGEELAEPQAAGGSQKKGDKTPGGGGANLKGDRSRLLRDLRVDTKSRAAWARLLHEHPNARKYKGGNKKGLSKGCFGLKLDRIGSMSGLGC; encoded by the exons ATGCacctctcccagctgctggccTGCGCCCTGCTGCTCACGCTACTCTCGCTCCGGCCCTCCGAAGCCAAGCCCGGGGCGCCGCCAAAG GTCCCGCGAACTCCGCCAGGGGAGGAGCTGGCCGAGCCCCAGGCTGCGGGCGGCAGTCAGAAGAAGGGCGACAAAACTCCCGGGGGCGGCGGCGCCAACCTCAAGGGCGACCGGTCGCGACTGCTCCGCGACCTGCGCGTGGACACCAAGTCGCGGGCGGCGTGGGCCCGCCTTCTGCATGAGCACCCCAACGCGCGCAAATACAAAGGAGGCAACAAGAAGGGCTTGTCCAAGGGCTGCTTCGGCCTCAAGCTGGACCGGATCGGCTCCATGAGCGGCTTGGGATGTTAG